The Nicotiana tomentosiformis chromosome 2, ASM39032v3, whole genome shotgun sequence genome includes the window CCACCGCTACAAGTATGTACTTGTTATTATATGAGCagacaaatggtcccataaagtcgATTTCCCATACATCGAATACTTctacctcttgaattgggttcatggCCATCTCATGTCGATGGAAAATAATCCTCATCcgttggcactcatcacaacttTTCACCCAGAAGTGTGTATCTTTAAACAGTgtcggccaataaaaacctgactcCAACACTTTAGCCGTTGTCCTTACACCTCCAAAATGTCCTTCATACGGTGAAGCATGACATgcctgcaaaatagaagattgaTCTATCTCGGGATTGCATcaccggatcatgttatcaagatAAATCCGGaacaaatatggttcatcccaGAAATACATGCGACAATCACGAAAAAACTTTTCTTTTGCATAGAAGACAAGTCATAGAgaacaataccgcttgccaggtaATTTGCAATATATGCATACCATGGTGTAGCCTCGAGGCTCGTTGCTAAGAGTTGTTCATCTGGGAAAGTCTTCATGATCTCCTCCACCTCAACCTTCTTTTCCGCTCCTTCAAGCCTGGACAAATGACCAGCAACTTGGTTTTCTGTTCCCTTTCGGTACCGGATTTCCAAATCGAACTCCTGTAACGGTAGCACCCATCGAATTAGGCGCGGCTTTGACTCCTTTTTCTCAATTAGGTACCTAAGGGCAGCATGATCAGTGTAAACAATTACCTTtgagcctatcaggtatgacctgaatttaTCAAATGCAAACACCACAACTAGCATCTCTTTCTTTGTCACTGTGTAATTCAGTTGGGCGCCGCTCAAAGTTCTACTTTTGTAGTATATCAGATGCATTACTTTATATTTTCATTGCCCAAGAACGGCTCCCACAATATAGTCTCTTGCATCGCACATCAGTTCGAAAGGTTGCCCCCCAGTCGGTGGCCactatgattggtgcagtcaccgatttcttcttcaactcctcaaacgctaccctgcagtcatcagaaaatacaaaagggtgatctttttcaagcaGTTTACAtcaggggttagcaattttggagaaatcttttataaaccgTCTGTAGAAATCGGCGTGGCCAAGGGAACTTCTTATTTCTTTGATGGAAGTGGGTGGTTGTAACTTTTCTATCACATCAACCTTTGCACGATCCACCTCAATGCCTTTACTTGACACTAGGttccccaagactataccttcttgtaccatgaaatgacacttttcccaattaagcactagaTTAGTCTCCATATATCGTTTCAGCACTCTTTTTAGATTCTTAAGGAAGTCATCGAATGAGTCtcccaccactgagaaatcatccatgaagacttccatTATTTCTTCTACCATAtctgtgaagatggccatcatgcacctttgaaatgTGGTGGGTGCATTACATAGACCGAACCGTATTCTCTGGAAAGCGTAGATGCCACATAGACAGGTGAAtgatgttttctctctatcttccAGGGCAATAGAGATATGATTATACCACGGGTATCCATCCAGAAAGCAGAAGTAGAACCTCCCAACTAATCTATCTAGCATCTGGTCAATGAACGGCAAGGGAAAATGGCCTttttcgggtggccttgttcaatcttctgtagtccatacaaattCATCATCCCGTGACTGTTCTTGTTAAGACCAGCTCGTTGTTCTCGTTTTGCACAACAATCATTccacctttctttggcacacactgaactgggctaATCCAATTGATGTCAGAGATGGGGAAaatgattcccgcatctaaccactttatcacctcctttttcacgacttctttcatgttggggttcagccttctttgatgttcgcTGGAAGGTTTGTGGTTGTCTTCCACTAAAATCTTATGCATATAGAAGGCTGGGCTGATACCCTTAATGTCTGTAATGGTCTAACCAATTGCAGTTTTGCACTATATTAatacctgcaaaagttgttcttcctgcacatctaacaaaccagatgagataataacaggtaaagttgagttaggtcctaagaaagcatacctgagatGAGGTGGTAGCAGTTTCAGTTCCAACTATGGTGGCTCTTCGatcgatggcttagctggaggagtctttctttcttctaagtgcaaagtctcaaattcgagctctcttttccagaaCCATTGGCCTTCAAGAGCCAGCACCCACTCCACCAAGTCCTCTCCATCTacttcttctaagttcatgagacAGGCTGCTAGAGGGTCTGTAGCGTTCAaagtctcatcttcctcctccaaaattacatccaCAGCTTCTATTAGAGAGCAGTTAGCGAATTCACTTGGTCGCCGCATAGACTTCTGCACATTGAATGTTATCTCTTCATCGTTAAGTCTCATTTTTAGCTCTCtagtttcacaatcaattagaGATCTCCTAGTGGCCAAAaatggtcttcccaaaattatggggatctcctcgtcaacccggcagtccagaatgacaaaatctgctggaAACACAAACTTTCCAGCCTGCACTAttacatcatcaaggatacccGATGGCCTCTTCACTATCCGGTCGGCTAACTtgtagtaacatggatgtgggtcttgctcttccaatgcctaaccttttgtagatagccaagggcatcaagtttatgcttgcccccaaaacacataatgctttagcaaaagcataactgCCTATTGTGCATGgaattgtgaaactccctgggGCTGACAACTTCTTAGCTATGGGTCTCATCACGACAACACTACAAGTCCGGGTTAGTGTAACAgtggccaagtcttgaaagtcgaacttgTGAGACATCGAATCCTTCATCATTTTGGCATACCTAGGCATCTCTCTCAAGGCGTCAATCAGTGGAATGTTCACCTGGATTTGTttcaacatctccatgaatttcttatactgcTCATCTTTCTGATATTTGGACAATCTCTGTGGGAATGGTGCTGGAGGTCGCTTCCTTCCTGTGATTTGAGTTTTATCCTGCTCAGGCACTGCTTCTTCTGTCGTTTCTTGTACTACCTCAGTCTCCTTcgcaacctctttttctttgcttgtgcTCTCTTGTGCATGTTGTATCGGCACCTCAGTTAACCTTGTTGAATCATCTACCTCAATGGGTActggcacaagtgtttcagtTGGTCGGCCTTCACGAGCAATTTCTTTCTCtagatctaggtctctaccatttcttaGACTCACTGCCATAAGTTGTTTCGGGACCtgctcttttggattgacttgtgtgTCTGCAGGTAACGTCCCTTGGGAGCAATTATTCAGAGCCATTGATATatgtcctaattgaatctcaatgcctTTTATCGCTGATTCGTGTGTGTCCACTCTCTCTTGCATTTTTCCATTGGACCTAATCAGTTGTTGCAGCATTTCTTTAATTTTAGAcaacccatcatcttgtctcGCTATTTGCTGTTGTTGAGGCTGTTGATAAGctagctgctgattttgctggttgtATCCCTATTGCCTTTGGTACGACACAATTTGACCAtgtggtcgcatagctccaggattgttgCTTGTACTGCTGTTGTGCTGGTCTATATTGCTGATTCTATtgcccccaattctgaccaccttgcctctgtcctCCATAGTTGGCCACATAGTTCATATCTTCCTGATAGTGCTGGTTGTCACTTTTCGCACTCCAAGAGCAtacatatggttggttaatgcatggtgtacataagcccccattaatcgcgtcaactatgtgtacccgctgcttctggcctgattcatcaatctttttggtgaggatactcatttgcatcatcagagtggccatatttcggctatggagttgtttgggtctAAAGCCATAGAGTGAACGACATGAGTGATCgtagagtctcttgtcatccatcctgagttttgagccattttatcaagtaggatcttgcattctctaaatgatttgctcaaaaatgctccacctgctgaagcatcaacattggacTTTAAGCTATCTGCCAATCCCATATAGAACCtctgccccaacatctgatctggaatgccatgatgtggatacttaaccagcatacccttgaacctctcccacgtttcttgtagtgtttctgttggtctctgcctgaagctcaatatctcatcaatttgtttggcagtcttattgggtgggtagaacttgttcagaaattgcttgactaattcctcccaagtagtgatggagtttatggggagtgaattaagccaagtctgagccTCTCCCGTCACCGAGAATGGAAACAATAACAGTTTTACTGCTTCCGGTGTCACATTAGGTTGCCTTTGCATGAAATATATTGACTGGAAATTTTTCAGATAatgctgaggatcttcaatgtaagaccctgagaacagtcccttgttctgcaacaaatgtagcatgttttttgtgatttgaaatgattccgcttgtatctgagggactgcaattgcagtTGCCAGATTTTCGGCAGTAGGTTGTTCCCAATCATACAATGTTGCTTCTGGCATAAGAGGcaccacaccctgattgttcggGTCATTCGCTTTATTTCTGTTGTTTGGATTTACTATTCTGTCATCCATGTCTGGTTCGATTTGTTCTATTGAGTTCTGTTGTTATTTGCccttcttgtttgcacgattcagtgccttgaaaactttttcaggatctgataatgcttcaaaaaattcaccagttcttgaggagtttctaggcatgcacccgtaacacccaagactacaaacgttagacTTTCAATGTAATTAGTTTAAAATGAAGAAATTTGACcacactaagaattctagcacttcttttagATGCAATTAATAACACCATTAAAGTCCCCagcaacgatgccaaaatttgatcacgcccaactatgccttataaaaaggactaagcggtcattgcaaatatattCTAGTTAACAAGcctggagtcgaatcccacagggaattaacctattaagcataactactagactcgcacaaattcactcAATCAATattcagaaatatttaaataacaaattggatatttactaactaaatatcacgtaatgaaaatatagtaattaataactaactacgaacaggttgtagacaagaattggaatggtCTAAGGTTCTGATTTTCCCTATTGTTGAAATCTTTTtcgctacgtttcctataaatttgcctaagttttctctaccgatcatgagctctctaagtgtcgtaattctctcccgagtaactaccacaatttactagacatattcttccgaattaCGCTAGTTGGCACTAagttacggctcactcggatcgcaccaaggtttcgttattcctaatcccacctttaaaccctctgtattgatccctcatatacgttaggagtgatgttgttcaacaactacctaaatatgcactctcttctgagtaatacacactaattaggcacagtcgattgagagctcttcaaccaaccacaatataaacgtagttgaacaaatagagaaaaactacggcaaatctatattaacataacagaaaaatcatcctccaataggttccatcaaaaccctagattagaagtttagctactcatactcacagtaacaatatctcaagtattttgcataaataaattataaagtaAAGATAAAGGAATGTAGAAATCAATGATTCTATCCCCCAAGGGTGTTCCACGAACTATTCTTGCCACCGGTCGCAAAACTCCTTCAAAAGTGGTGTTTAATGTCTATTTATATGtataggaaaagacctaaacgacatAGCCCAAGCCCTAATCAAAGAAGGAAacgaaataagccttcaaaatCCGGATCAGGCTCGCCTCAGACCGTGCCTCGCGAGGTATTCAGTGCGCTCATCCTCGCCTTACCCCTCGTGTCGCCTGCTCCCACGCGAGCTCAGAGGCTCGGCTCGCCAGCTCTAATGCGAGCTTCATAGCGAGCTTCGCCTGTTGCTTCATTTTTTCGttgctcaattctttctttcttctttcctaCTGTTTTCGAGCACGCTTTATACGTTAAATATTCCTTTTGCTCTAATTTCATCTCcaatgtacctacacataaaatagacttcaTTACGTGCAAATAaaatatagtttagcattaaagcaccccaaaatgtaaggtaaataATGTACTATAATATGAAATTCTAGCCAAACATCACTGATGCAGCCAAAGCTATGAGCCAGAGAGCTCAAAGATGAGAAATCCGACAAGCTCCCAATTGGTTCTGGGTTATGACATTAGCAATGAGCTTACCTCATTTTTCCGATACAAGATAGCATGAAGAAGTTATTTAGAACACCTATGGAAGACGGTGGTTCAGAAACCTGGTGggttttgatttttattttattaaaatattttgacTTTTTGTGCTGAGGTGTCTTTTTATTACCGGTTGTATTTACCACATCAGAGTAAGTGGCTTTCACGCACTATAGGTTGTCTAGAATTGTAAAATATGTGCTCAATTGGTATAGTTTAATCTTGTTTAAGTGTTCTTTAAGTGTTCGATACGTCATAAGCTTAGTTTAAATGTCTAAACGAAAAGTTGAGACAAGTTTAATATATTTGGCCTATTATTTAATTTGACATTTGAACTACCACGTTCAAATACAGCGCTGACCCCAAATTCACAGCGTTACTTTTTGGTCATGTCCGGCTTAAGATTGACAAGGAAATATCAACTGTTGACATTTCTAATTAGCATGGAAACTTCCTTACGTTGATGTGGTTTCCTTAGCCATCCTAAGGTAATGATCAAACATTTTAGTAATCACCAACTGTAGGAAATCCAATATGACGGGTCAATCAAGGCATTTGATTCAGACATATGTTGTTGACAAATTTAGAATAAAAGGGTACTGTTGAGCAACTGGAATAGAAAAAGAAGTGAAAATATCATGAAATACTGCAACTATAGGAAAATCAATTTCAGATGACAACCCCAGTTCTCGTGCTTATTGGCAGAAGAAAAGCTTGATAAGCAATGAATCTAAGTTGTAAGAAGATTTTTCTTTGGCGCGCTGTTCTTGTTCTGTTTTTTCATATAGCAAATGCTTTATCAGACACCATTAGTATCAATCAATCTCTGGGTGGTTCAGAAACTTTAGTTTCCAATAATAACAGATTCATATTGGGATTTTTTAGTCCAGAGAATTCGACGAATCGTTATGTTGGTATTATGTTTAATACCCAATCACCAAGTGTTGTATGGGTAGCCAACAGAGACAGTCCTTTACAAGATTCTAGTGGAAGAATAACTATATCAGAAGGTGGAAATCTTGTAATCTTGAATGCACAGAAGAAGAGTATTTGGTCATCCAATATTTCAACAGCTGTGAGAAATACTACTGCCCAGCTCTCAGATACTGGAAACTTAGTTTTGAAAGACAGCTCCAGTGGGAGAACTCTATGGGAAAGTTTTAGTGATCTTTCAGATTCTTTCTTGCAGTACATGAAACTTGGCAGCGATAAGAGTAC containing:
- the LOC138905132 gene encoding uncharacterized protein — protein: MDDRIVNPNNRNKANDPNNQGVVPLMPEATLYDWEQPTAENLATAIAVPQIQAESFQITKNMLHLLQNKGLFSGSYIEDPQHYLKNFQSIYFMQRQPNVTPEAGYNQQNQQLAYQQPQQQQIARQDDGLSKIKEMLQQLIRSNGKMQERVDTHESAIKGIEIQLGHISMALNNCSQGTLPADTQVNPKEQVPKQLMAVSLRNGRDLDLEKEIAREGRPTETLVPVPIEVDDSTRLTEVPIQHAQESTSKEKEVAKETEVVQETTEEAVPEQDKTQITGRKRPPAPFPQRLSKYQKDEQYKKFMEMLKQIQALEEQDPHPCYYKLADRIVKRPSGILDDVIVQAGKFVFPADFVILDCRVDEEIPIILGRPFLATRRSLIDCETRELKMRLNDEEITFNVQKSMRRPSEFANCSLIEAVDVILEEEDETLNATDPLAACLMNLEEVDGEDLVEWVLALEGQWFWKRELEFETLHLEERKTPPAKPSIEEPP